The Kosakonia sacchari SP1 genome includes a window with the following:
- the agaC gene encoding PTS galactosamine transporter subunit IIC has product MHEITLIQGLSLAALVFILGIDFWLEALFLFRPIIVCTLTGAILGDIHIGLITGGLTELAFAGLTPAGGVQPPNPIMAGVMTTVIAWSTGVDAKTAIGLGLPFSLLMQYIILFFYSAFSLFMSKADNYASTGDTRAFARLNWLTTLIVACSYAIIAFLCTYMAQGAMQALVKAMPGWLTHGFEVAGGILPAVGFGLLLRVMFKAQYIPYLIAGFLFVCYIQVSNLLPVAVLGAGFAVYEFFNARAKNQSQPQAESNPSDKEDYSNGI; this is encoded by the coding sequence ATGCATGAAATAACGCTAATACAGGGATTATCCCTGGCAGCTCTGGTTTTTATTCTCGGTATTGATTTCTGGCTGGAAGCATTATTCCTGTTCAGACCAATCATTGTTTGTACCCTGACAGGCGCGATCCTCGGGGACATTCATATCGGGTTAATCACCGGCGGCTTAACCGAACTCGCCTTTGCAGGCTTAACCCCGGCGGGCGGTGTACAACCGCCAAACCCGATTATGGCGGGCGTAATGACGACGGTCATCGCGTGGTCCACGGGTGTCGACGCCAAAACGGCAATCGGTCTTGGGCTGCCGTTTAGCCTGTTAATGCAGTACATCATTCTGTTCTTCTACTCCGCTTTTTCGTTATTTATGTCGAAAGCGGATAACTACGCCAGCACGGGTGATACCCGGGCCTTTGCGCGCCTTAACTGGCTCACCACGCTGATTGTCGCCTGTTCATACGCCATTATCGCGTTTCTGTGTACCTACATGGCACAGGGCGCAATGCAGGCGCTGGTGAAGGCAATGCCTGGCTGGCTGACACACGGCTTTGAAGTGGCGGGCGGCATTTTGCCAGCGGTCGGTTTCGGCTTGCTCTTACGCGTCATGTTTAAAGCGCAATACATTCCCTACCTGATCGCCGGGTTTCTGTTCGTCTGTTATATCCAGGTCAGCAACCTGCTGCCGGTTGCCGTTTTAGGTGCCGGTTTCGCAGTCTATGAATTCTTCAATGCGCGGGCGAAAAACCAGTCTCAACCGCAGGCAGAAAGCAACCCCAGCGATAAAGAGGATTACAGCAATGGCATCTGA
- the kbaZ gene encoding tagatose-bisphosphate aldolase subunit KbaZ, which produces MKHLTALIKHHKEGDKKGIYAVCSAHPLVLEAAIRFTAAHHHPLLIEATSNQVDQFGGYTGMTPAQFHAFVCQLADKLNFPRAQLILGGDHLGPNRWQTLPASDAMSHAEELIKHYVTAGFKKIHLDCSMSCADDPTPLTDEIVAARAARLAQVAEAACIEQSGKSDLVYVIGTEVPVPGGAHETLTELAVTSPDAARATLQAHRIAFEHLGLSNIWPRIIALVVQPGVEFDNSHVVDYQPQKASALSKMVEDQPTLVFEAHSTDYQTPQALRQLVHDHFAILKVGPALTFALREALFALAAIEEELLPARACSDLRHVLENVMLDRPEYWQSHYHGDNHARRLARDYSYSDRVRYYWPDSQVDESYARLVRNLADQAIPLPLISQYLPLQYARVREHRLSATPNALIIDHIQDVLRQYHAACQGVSSDNH; this is translated from the coding sequence GTGAAACATCTTACCGCGCTGATAAAGCACCACAAAGAGGGCGACAAGAAAGGGATCTACGCCGTTTGTTCTGCCCATCCGCTGGTGCTTGAAGCCGCCATCCGATTTACCGCCGCTCATCACCACCCCTTACTCATTGAGGCGACATCCAATCAGGTCGATCAATTTGGCGGCTACACCGGCATGACACCGGCGCAGTTTCACGCTTTCGTTTGCCAGCTTGCCGATAAGCTGAACTTCCCACGCGCGCAGTTGATTTTGGGGGGCGATCATCTTGGCCCTAATCGCTGGCAAACGTTACCCGCATCCGACGCCATGTCGCATGCTGAAGAGCTGATTAAACATTACGTCACGGCGGGTTTCAAAAAAATCCATCTCGACTGCAGCATGTCGTGCGCCGACGACCCCACGCCGCTTACCGATGAGATTGTCGCGGCACGCGCCGCAAGGCTGGCGCAGGTGGCCGAAGCGGCCTGTATCGAACAATCGGGCAAAAGTGATTTGGTTTACGTCATCGGTACTGAAGTTCCCGTCCCTGGTGGTGCCCATGAAACGCTGACCGAGCTTGCCGTGACCTCACCCGATGCTGCACGCGCCACGTTACAGGCGCATCGCATCGCGTTTGAACACCTGGGGCTAAGCAACATCTGGCCACGCATCATCGCGCTGGTGGTCCAGCCTGGCGTTGAATTTGATAACAGCCATGTCGTGGATTACCAGCCACAAAAAGCCAGCGCCCTGAGCAAAATGGTTGAAGATCAGCCGACACTGGTATTTGAAGCCCACTCCACGGATTACCAGACGCCGCAGGCATTGCGTCAGTTGGTTCACGATCACTTTGCTATTTTGAAAGTCGGCCCGGCGCTCACTTTCGCCCTGCGCGAAGCGCTGTTCGCCCTGGCGGCTATTGAAGAGGAGCTGCTTCCCGCGCGCGCCTGTTCCGATCTTCGCCACGTGCTGGAAAATGTCATGCTCGACCGTCCTGAGTACTGGCAAAGCCATTATCACGGTGACAACCACGCCCGCCGCCTGGCGCGAGATTATAGCTATTCAGACCGCGTGCGTTACTACTGGCCGGATAGCCAGGTTGATGAATCTTACGCACGACTGGTGCGCAACCTGGCCGACCAGGCCATTCCACTTCCGCTCATCAGCCAGTACCTGCCGCTCCAGTACGCCAGAGTGCGTGAGCACAGGCTGAGCGCAACGCCCAACGCGCTGATTATTGATCACATCCAGGACGTGCTGCGTCAGTACCACGCCGCCTGTCAGGGCGTTTCTTCAGATAACCATTAA
- a CDS encoding DeoR family transcriptional regulator, translating into MASISSSPEKRTIGTSERREQIIQRLRQQGSVQVNDLSTLFGVSTVTIRNDLAFLEKQGIAVRAYGGALICDGNAPATEPSVEDKSALNTGLKRGIALAAADMIKPGHRVILDSGTTTYEIARMMKQHQDVIVMTNGMNVANALLDAEGVELLMTGGHLRRQSQSFYGDQAEQSLQNYHFDILFLGVDAIDLERGVSTHNEDEARLNRRMCEVAERIIVVTDSSKFNRLSLHKIIDTQRIDMIITDEGIPVESLHGLQKSGIDVLLVKQ; encoded by the coding sequence ATGGCCAGCATCAGTTCCTCACCCGAAAAGCGCACCATTGGTACGAGCGAAAGGCGTGAGCAGATCATCCAGCGGCTACGGCAGCAGGGAAGCGTACAGGTTAATGATTTATCTACTCTTTTTGGCGTATCCACTGTCACAATCCGCAACGATCTCGCTTTCCTGGAAAAACAGGGAATTGCCGTGCGCGCGTATGGCGGGGCGCTGATCTGTGACGGCAACGCACCGGCAACCGAGCCTTCTGTTGAAGATAAAAGCGCCTTAAATACCGGGCTGAAACGGGGGATCGCGCTGGCGGCCGCGGACATGATCAAGCCAGGGCATCGGGTTATTCTCGACTCGGGAACCACGACGTATGAAATTGCGCGCATGATGAAGCAACACCAGGATGTCATTGTGATGACGAATGGAATGAACGTCGCGAATGCATTGCTCGATGCTGAAGGGGTCGAGTTGCTGATGACTGGAGGGCACTTGCGCCGTCAGTCGCAGTCTTTCTATGGCGATCAGGCGGAGCAATCACTACAGAATTACCATTTCGACATCCTTTTTCTCGGTGTCGATGCCATCGATCTCGAACGCGGCGTCAGTACGCATAACGAAGATGAGGCGCGGCTGAACCGACGGATGTGCGAAGTCGCAGAGCGCATTATTGTCGTAACCGATTCCAGCAAGTTTAACCGTTTGAGTTTGCACAAAATTATCGACACGCAACGCATTGATATGATCATTACGGATGAAGGTATTCCGGTGGAAAGCCTGCATGGGTTGCAGAAAAGCGGTATCGACGTGCTGCTGGTGAAACAATAA
- the agaF gene encoding PTS galactosamine/N-acetylgalactosamine transporter subunit IIA has product MLGIILCGHGGFASGMARAMTQILGEQSQFIAIDFPETSTTALLTEQLEEAVNTLSGNEGVVFLTDLLGGTPFRVASTLAMQQPNREVITGTNLQLLLEMALERDELSCEAFRAQALECGHRGLTSLADELGRCRDEQQIEEGI; this is encoded by the coding sequence ATGCTGGGAATTATTCTTTGTGGACACGGTGGTTTCGCCAGTGGAATGGCAAGGGCAATGACGCAAATTCTGGGTGAGCAGTCGCAATTTATTGCTATCGATTTTCCGGAAACATCAACAACCGCCTTGCTGACAGAACAACTCGAAGAGGCGGTTAACACGCTAAGTGGCAACGAGGGAGTGGTGTTTCTCACCGATCTACTGGGCGGTACGCCATTTCGTGTCGCGTCCACTTTAGCCATGCAGCAACCGAACCGTGAAGTCATTACCGGCACCAACCTGCAACTGCTGCTGGAAATGGCACTTGAACGGGATGAACTAAGCTGTGAAGCGTTTCGCGCACAAGCGCTTGAGTGCGGCCATCGTGGCCTGACAAGCCTCGCCGATGAGCTGGGGCGTTGCCGCGACGAACAACAGATTGAAGAAGGGATCTGA
- the agaD gene encoding PTS galactosamine transporter subunit IID, with translation MASEISKKDITRLGFRSSVLQASFNYERMQAGGFTWAMLPLLKKIYKDDKDGLSAAMKDHLEFINTHPNLVGFLMGLLISMEEKGENRSTIKGLKVALFGPIAGIGDAIFWFTLLPIMAGICSSFASQGNLLGPILFFAVYLAIFFLRVGWTHVGYSVGVKAIDKVRENSQMIARSATILGITVIGGLIASYVHINVITTFPIDETHSVALQKDFFDKVFPNILPMGYTLLMYYLLRAKKTHPVVLIAVTFVLSIIASALGIL, from the coding sequence ATGGCATCTGAAATCAGTAAGAAAGATATTACCCGGTTAGGTTTCCGTTCGTCCGTGCTGCAAGCCAGTTTTAACTATGAAAGGATGCAGGCTGGCGGTTTTACCTGGGCGATGCTGCCGCTTTTGAAAAAGATTTATAAGGATGATAAAGACGGCTTAAGCGCGGCAATGAAAGACCATCTGGAATTTATTAATACCCACCCCAACCTGGTTGGTTTTTTGATGGGGCTGCTTATCTCAATGGAAGAGAAAGGAGAAAACCGCAGCACCATTAAGGGGCTAAAAGTGGCGCTGTTTGGCCCCATTGCAGGGATTGGTGATGCCATCTTCTGGTTTACGCTGTTACCGATTATGGCGGGTATCTGTTCCTCTTTTGCCAGCCAGGGCAACCTGCTTGGCCCGATACTTTTCTTCGCAGTCTACCTGGCGATTTTCTTTTTGCGCGTCGGCTGGACACACGTCGGTTACTCAGTGGGCGTTAAAGCGATTGATAAAGTGCGGGAAAACTCACAAATGATCGCAAGGTCGGCGACAATTCTGGGGATTACCGTTATCGGTGGCCTGATTGCCTCGTATGTGCATATCAATGTGATCACCACCTTCCCCATTGATGAAACACACAGCGTCGCGCTACAAAAAGACTTTTTTGACAAAGTGTTCCCAAACATTTTGCCAATGGGGTATACGCTGTTGATGTATTACCTGCTGCGTGCGAAAAAGACTCACCCGGTAGTGCTGATTGCGGTGACATTTGTGCTGTCCATTATTGCCTCAGCGTTGGGTATTCTCTGA
- the garD gene encoding galactarate dehydratase, producing the protein MSDIEIRQQPPGAFYIKVHDTDNVAIIVNDNGLKAGTRFPDGLELIEHIPQGHKVALVDIPQHGEIVRYGEVIGYAVRDIARGSWIDESMVELPKAPPLNTLPLATKVPEPLPPLEGYTFEGYRNADGSVGTKNLLGITTSVHCVAGVVDYVVKIIERDLLPKYPNVDGVVGLNHLYGCGVAINAPAAVIPIRTIHNLALNPNFGGEVMVIGLGCEKLQPERLLQGTEDVQAIPVDSASIVRLQDEHHVGFRSMVDDILQVAERHLVKLNQRKRETCPASELVVGMQCGGSDAFSGVTANPAVGFASDLIIRCGGTVMFSEVTEVRDAIHLLTPRAINEEVGKRLLEEMAWYDNYLDMGKTDRSANPSPGNKKGGLANVVEKALGSIAKSGKSAISEVLSPGQRPTKRGLIYAATPASDFVCGTQQVSSGITLQVFTTGRGTPYGLVAVPVIKMATRTELANRWYDLMDINAGTIATGEETIEDVGWKLFHFILDVASGRKKTFSDQWGLHNQLAVFNPAPVT; encoded by the coding sequence ATGTCCGACATTGAAATTAGACAGCAACCGCCAGGGGCGTTTTATATTAAGGTACACGACACGGATAATGTCGCGATCATCGTTAATGACAATGGCTTAAAAGCGGGAACCCGTTTTCCGGATGGACTTGAGCTTATTGAACATATTCCGCAAGGCCATAAAGTGGCGCTGGTCGATATTCCCCAGCACGGTGAAATCGTACGTTACGGCGAAGTCATTGGTTACGCTGTACGCGACATTGCACGCGGTAGCTGGATTGATGAATCCATGGTCGAGCTGCCGAAAGCACCGCCGCTGAATACGCTGCCGCTGGCGACCAAAGTCCCTGAACCGCTGCCGCCGCTGGAAGGTTACACCTTTGAAGGTTACCGCAATGCGGACGGCAGCGTCGGTACCAAAAACCTGCTGGGCATCACCACCAGCGTGCATTGCGTGGCGGGCGTTGTCGATTATGTCGTGAAGATTATCGAACGCGATCTACTGCCGAAATACCCGAATGTGGATGGTGTGGTTGGTCTGAACCACCTGTATGGCTGCGGCGTGGCGATTAACGCGCCGGCTGCAGTGATCCCCATTCGTACTATTCACAACCTCGCGCTGAACCCAAATTTCGGTGGTGAAGTGATGGTAATTGGCCTTGGTTGTGAAAAATTACAGCCGGAACGTCTGCTGCAAGGCACCGAAGATGTGCAGGCCATTCCGGTCGACAGCGCCAGCATCGTGCGTTTGCAGGATGAGCACCATGTCGGTTTCCGCTCGATGGTGGACGACATTCTGCAAGTAGCTGAACGCCACCTGGTGAAGCTCAATCAGCGCAAACGTGAAACCTGCCCGGCCTCCGAACTGGTTGTCGGCATGCAGTGCGGCGGCAGCGATGCATTCTCCGGCGTTACTGCTAACCCAGCGGTTGGCTTTGCATCTGACCTGATTATTCGCTGCGGCGGCACGGTGATGTTCTCTGAAGTGACCGAAGTACGCGATGCGATCCACTTACTGACGCCGCGCGCCATTAACGAAGAAGTGGGCAAACGTCTGCTAGAAGAGATGGCCTGGTACGATAACTATCTCGATATGGGCAAAACCGACCGCAGCGCCAACCCCTCCCCGGGGAACAAAAAAGGCGGTCTGGCGAATGTGGTCGAGAAAGCGCTGGGTTCAATTGCGAAATCCGGTAAGAGCGCCATTTCTGAAGTGCTCTCTCCCGGTCAGCGCCCAACCAAACGCGGCCTGATTTACGCGGCAACACCGGCGAGTGACTTCGTGTGTGGTACTCAACAGGTCTCTTCCGGGATTACATTGCAGGTCTTCACCACTGGTCGCGGTACGCCTTACGGCCTGGTTGCGGTACCGGTGATTAAGATGGCAACGCGTACCGAACTGGCGAACCGCTGGTATGACTTAATGGATATTAACGCCGGGACGATCGCCACGGGCGAAGAGACGATTGAGGATGTGGGCTGGAAGCTGTTCCATTTCATCCTGGATGTCGCCAGCGGACGTAAGAAAACCTTCTCGGATCAGTGGGGCCTGCACAACCAACTGGCAGTGTTTAACCCGGCTCCGGTGACCTGA
- the kbaY gene encoding tagatose-bisphosphate aldolase subunit KbaY: MSIISTKYLLQDAQAKGYAIPAFNIHNAETIQAILEVCQEMRSPVILAGTPGTYKHIAIEEIYALCDAYSASYHMPVALHLDHHESLDDIRRKVNIGVRSAMIDGSHLPFDDNVRLVKSVVDFCHSQDCSVEAELGRLGGMEDDMSVDEESAFLTSPQDARRFVELTGVDSLAVAIGTAHGLYTKPPKLDFQRLAAIRNVVDVPLVLHGASDVPDEFVRRAIELGICKVNVATELKIAFAAAVRKWFDENPDGNDPRYYMRVGMDAMKDVVRSKVTVCGSADKLEK; encoded by the coding sequence ATGAGCATTATCTCGACCAAATATCTTTTGCAGGACGCGCAGGCGAAAGGCTACGCCATCCCGGCGTTCAATATCCATAATGCAGAGACCATTCAGGCCATCCTTGAAGTTTGCCAGGAGATGCGTTCACCGGTGATCCTTGCCGGTACCCCTGGCACTTATAAACACATCGCCATCGAAGAGATCTATGCGCTGTGTGACGCTTACTCTGCCAGTTATCACATGCCTGTGGCACTCCATTTGGACCATCACGAATCGCTGGATGATATCCGCCGCAAGGTCAATATCGGCGTACGCAGCGCCATGATCGACGGCAGCCATCTCCCTTTTGACGACAATGTCCGGCTGGTTAAATCCGTGGTCGATTTTTGTCATAGCCAGGATTGCAGCGTCGAAGCGGAACTAGGGCGCCTTGGTGGCATGGAAGACGACATGAGTGTGGACGAGGAAAGCGCTTTTCTGACGTCACCACAGGATGCAAGACGCTTCGTCGAATTAACCGGCGTTGACAGCCTCGCCGTCGCGATTGGTACGGCGCACGGCCTGTATACGAAACCGCCGAAGCTCGACTTTCAGCGACTTGCCGCTATTCGTAACGTGGTGGATGTTCCTCTGGTGCTGCACGGTGCCAGTGATGTTCCCGACGAATTTGTCCGCCGGGCGATTGAATTAGGTATTTGCAAGGTCAATGTCGCGACGGAGCTGAAAATCGCTTTCGCCGCGGCGGTGAGAAAATGGTTTGACGAGAACCCTGACGGTAACGATCCGCGTTACTACATGCGGGTCGGTATGGATGCGATGAAAGACGTTGTGAGAAGTAAGGTCACGGTCTGCGGTTCTGCCGACAAGCTGGAGAAGTAA
- the agaB gene encoding PTS galactosamine transporter subunit IIB — protein MSSPNILLTRIDNRLVHGQVGVTWTSAIGANLLVVVDDDVAKDTLQQKLMGITAETYGFGIRFFSLEKTINILDKAAPHQKIFLICRTPETVRKLIEGGVKLHDVNVGNMHFSAGKKQISSKVYVNEQDLDDLRFIKHHGAHIFIQDVPGDTKTDIPD, from the coding sequence ATGAGCTCACCGAATATTTTACTAACACGTATCGATAACCGTCTCGTCCATGGACAGGTGGGCGTTACCTGGACGTCGGCTATCGGTGCCAATTTGCTTGTCGTCGTAGACGATGACGTCGCAAAAGATACCTTGCAGCAAAAACTGATGGGCATAACAGCAGAAACCTATGGCTTTGGTATCCGCTTCTTTTCGCTCGAAAAGACAATAAATATTCTCGATAAGGCTGCGCCTCATCAAAAAATTTTCCTCATCTGCCGCACGCCAGAAACGGTACGAAAACTGATTGAAGGTGGCGTGAAACTTCACGACGTCAACGTCGGCAATATGCATTTTTCTGCGGGGAAAAAACAGATAAGCAGCAAAGTCTATGTCAATGAACAGGACCTGGACGATCTGCGTTTTATCAAACATCACGGGGCCCATATTTTCATTCAGGATGTTCCCGGCGATACAAAAACCGATATTCCCGACTGA
- the rsmI gene encoding 16S rRNA (cytidine(1402)-2'-O)-methyltransferase, translating to MKQHESAENSQGQLFIVPTPIGNLADITQRALNVLQSVDLIAAEDTRHTGLLLQHFAINARLFALHDHNEQQKAETLVAKLKEGQNIALVSDAGTPLINDPGYHLVRTCREAGIRVVPLPGPCAAIAALSAAGLPSDRFCYEGFLPAKSKGRRDTLKALETESRTLIFYESTHRLLESLEDMVAVWGGSRYVVLARELTKTWETIQGAPVGELLAWVKEDENRRKGEMVLIVEGHKAQEDELPADALRTLALLQTELPLKKAAALAAEIHGVKKNALYKYALEQQE from the coding sequence ATGAAACAACACGAATCGGCGGAGAATTCTCAAGGTCAGCTCTTTATTGTACCTACTCCTATCGGGAATTTGGCTGATATTACGCAGCGCGCGCTTAACGTGTTACAAAGCGTTGATTTAATTGCCGCTGAAGACACCCGCCACACCGGTTTATTGCTCCAGCACTTCGCCATTAATGCCCGTTTGTTTGCGCTGCATGACCATAATGAACAGCAAAAAGCCGAAACGCTGGTGGCGAAATTAAAAGAGGGGCAGAACATTGCGCTGGTCTCCGACGCCGGAACGCCGCTGATTAATGATCCGGGCTACCACCTGGTGCGCACCTGTCGCGAGGCTGGTATCCGTGTGGTGCCGCTACCGGGGCCGTGCGCGGCCATTGCTGCGTTAAGCGCCGCCGGGCTGCCATCGGATCGTTTCTGTTACGAAGGTTTTCTGCCAGCCAAATCGAAAGGGCGTCGCGATACGCTCAAAGCGCTGGAAACCGAAAGCCGTACGCTGATTTTTTATGAATCCACGCACCGCCTGCTGGAAAGCCTGGAAGATATGGTCGCCGTGTGGGGTGGATCCCGTTACGTGGTACTGGCGCGCGAGCTGACCAAAACCTGGGAAACCATTCAGGGTGCGCCGGTGGGCGAGTTGCTGGCATGGGTAAAAGAGGATGAGAACCGCCGTAAAGGCGAGATGGTGCTGATTGTCGAAGGGCACAAGGCGCAGGAAGATGAGTTGCCCGCCGATGCGTTGCGCACGCTGGCGTTACTGCAAACCGAGCTGCCGCTGAAAAAAGCGGCCGCGCTGGCGGCAGAAATCCACGGCGTGAAGAAAAACGCCCTGTATAAGTACGCGCTGGAACAGCAAGAGTAA
- a CDS encoding SIS domain-containing protein, producing MSEMLSGRTTTSTWTEQEIRQQPACWIASLENIDRQHDEIDAFLQPVLSIPNLKIILTGAGTSAFIGDIIGPWLARHTGKNITAVPTTDLVTNPVDYLQETQPTLLVSFGRSGNSPESVAAVNLADQLVRQCYHLAITCNEAGALYQNAEASRHAKALLMPAETHDRGFAMTSSITTMMASCLALFAPDVISTARFRDVAARCQQIIHSLGDFSAGVFGDLPFKRIVYLGSGGLQGVARESALKVLELTAGKLVAFYDSPTGFRHGPKSLIDNETLVVVFMSSHPYTRLYDRDLLAELHRENQALRIVSISASPEHALPADAQITLPPAREFLDVEQVFCFLMYAQVFALTQSIKAGITPDTPSQSGTVNRVVQGVIIHPWQEA from the coding sequence ATGAGTGAAATGCTTTCCGGGCGAACAACTACGTCAACCTGGACCGAACAAGAGATTCGTCAGCAACCGGCGTGCTGGATTGCCTCGCTTGAGAATATCGATCGCCAGCACGATGAGATTGATGCATTTTTGCAGCCCGTTTTATCCATACCAAATCTTAAAATTATTCTTACAGGCGCAGGGACTTCCGCCTTTATTGGCGACATTATTGGCCCCTGGCTTGCACGCCACACCGGGAAAAATATTACCGCAGTACCGACCACCGACCTGGTCACCAACCCTGTGGACTACCTGCAGGAAACGCAACCGACTCTGCTGGTCTCCTTCGGGCGCTCTGGTAACAGCCCGGAAAGTGTCGCGGCCGTTAACCTGGCAGACCAGCTCGTCAGGCAGTGTTATCACCTTGCGATCACCTGCAACGAAGCCGGTGCGCTGTACCAGAATGCTGAGGCCAGCCGCCATGCCAAGGCGCTGTTGATGCCTGCCGAAACGCACGATCGCGGCTTTGCCATGACCAGCAGCATCACCACCATGATGGCAAGCTGCCTTGCCCTCTTCGCACCCGATGTCATTAGCACAGCGCGTTTTCGTGATGTTGCCGCACGCTGCCAGCAAATCATTCACTCGCTCGGGGATTTCTCCGCTGGTGTATTTGGGGATTTACCCTTCAAACGCATTGTCTATCTCGGTAGCGGTGGGTTGCAGGGCGTAGCGAGAGAATCGGCGCTCAAAGTGCTGGAATTAACCGCCGGCAAACTGGTTGCCTTCTACGATTCCCCTACTGGCTTTCGCCACGGCCCCAAATCGCTGATTGATAACGAAACGCTGGTTGTTGTGTTTATGTCTAGCCACCCTTACACACGCCTCTACGATCGCGATCTGCTGGCAGAGCTTCACCGAGAAAACCAGGCACTGCGCATTGTCTCTATCAGTGCATCACCAGAGCACGCGCTCCCAGCAGACGCACAGATTACGCTGCCCCCTGCCCGCGAATTTCTGGATGTCGAGCAGGTATTTTGTTTCCTGATGTACGCGCAGGTATTTGCCCTCACTCAGTCGATAAAAGCCGGGATCACGCCGGATACCCCGTCCCAGAGCGGAACGGTTAACCGGGTGGTGCAAGGCGTCATCATTCATCCGTGGCAGGAGGCATAA